In Emys orbicularis isolate rEmyOrb1 chromosome 14, rEmyOrb1.hap1, whole genome shotgun sequence, the sequence GGACATGTTACTACCCCAGGGAGCCTGCTTCACCCAGACAAGCCAACTGAGAGTGGAGGGGGCTGCAGATGGGTCACTTCAGTGCAAGAGTGAGCCATCAGGGAGCTCACCTGCTGCAGCACTCCAACCCTGCAAGGCTCTCCTGTGGCACACATAAGGTCCATAAAATGAGAGCTCTGTCATAGCCACATCTTTTAATTAGCACCCCACCCACCCAATCTACCCCTAGAGCTCCTCCCTGATAATTGCCCAGCATTACAGAAGCTCTTTCATCAGCTTCTTTTTGTCAACTAGCCAGAAAAGGCTAAGTGAGGCTGAGCAGAGGCTAACATGCATTGCAGAAAGGAGAGCATACATGGGTAGTCCAGCACTCCATGAGGGAATCCACAGAGATCCCCTAACTTCACCCACTCAAAGAGCTCCCTCACGTGGGTATTTCCAGAGGACTGGGAATGGGGCTCACAGCTAAGGGGGATCACCACCACATAGGCTTAAAGTTTGGCTTATTTTAACCTACCAGTGTCCCTGTAAGTATATAATGGCGTCCAGACACAATCAGTTTTTAGATTTCAGTCTGGGACCATTTTCTGATTTAAATTCATGTTGAAATGACAGAGTGGGCAAATCCTTAAACACCAGGATTAAAGACTTGGCCTTTCTGGTCTTTTCTCCTCACTCAATGGCTGAACATTAAAGTCTGTTGAAAGCTATTTAGCAACCTCAAAGCACCTACACAACTATGCTTCCCACATTTCACTACACAGCAGCTTGCTTAGTGAGGTACTTGGAATATCAAAAGCCAGCACAGATGTTGTAATGCAAAGCTATGAGAAGTACTAGAATTCGAAACACATTCAATCTTGGGAATACAAGTCACTTCAGCTGGATCCCTGGTGAGGTGAGAGGCAGTACCATCTGCTGCATTCAGCTTGAAGTCAGGAGCTAAGATCCAGAGCTATACCAACAGCTCTTCCCTCCGTGTGGCTTTGGGGGAGCCACTGTATCTCTCCCTGCCTTAGTTCCTCGCTCCCCCCATTTATAAAAGAACAGATCACAGGGACACCCCAAGCATTTCTGTACACTGTTCCAGAAGAAAGCATTGTAAGTGCTAATTATTCTGTATGAAATACTTCTCAGATTTCTGGCTTgcaaccattttttccccgtTTCACACTACTCTAACCCAAACAAGGTCAGACATCCAAAATTGTCAACATCTTCAGAGAAGCGTGTCTGAGTTTCTTCCAACTCCTTTTTGCTAAGCATGGCAGGAGATTCGATGTAttcaaaatacacaaaataaaatgaacgaggagtacttgtggcatcttagaaactaacaaatttatttgggcataagctttcgtggactaaaacccacttcatcagatgcatggagtggaaaatacagtaggaagactgtatattttacacacacacacacacacacacacacaccatgaaaagatgggggttgccttaccaactctaatgagacaaatcaattaaagtgggctattatcagcaggagggaagaTCACTTTTGTAGCGGTAATCAAgttggcccatttcaaacagttgacaagaagatgtgagtaacaaaagggggggaaattagcatggggaaatagtttttaagtttgtgtaatgacctgtccactcccagtctttattcaggcctaatttgatggtgtccagtttgcaaattaattccagttctgtagtttctcgttggaatctgtttttgaagttttttgttgaagaattgccacttttaggtctgtaattgagtgtccagggaggttgaagtgttctccgactggtttttgaatgttataattcttgatgtctgatttgtgtctatttattcttttgcgtagagactgtccggtttggccaatgtacatggtagaggggcattgctggcacataatggcatatatcacattggtagatgtgcatgtgaacgagcccctgatggtgtggctgatgtgattagatcctatgatggtgtcccttgaatagatatgtgggcacAGCTGGCAACTGcatttgttgcaaggataggttcctgggctagtgtttttgttgtgtggttgctggtgagtatttgcttggGGGGCTggctgtaagcgaggactggcctgtctcccaaggtctgttagagtgagggatcgtccttcaggataggttgtagatccttgatgatgcgctggagaggttttagttggaggctgaaggtgacggctagtggcgttctgttactttctttgttgggcctgtcctgtagtaggtgacttctgggtactcttctggctctgtcaatctgtttcttcacttcagcaggtggatattgtagttttaagaacgcttgatagagatcctgtaggtgtttgtctctgtctgagggattgaagcaaatgtggttgtatcttagaggttggctatagacaatggatcgtgtgatgtggtctggatgaaagctggaggcatgtaggtaagtatagccgtcagtaggtttccggtatagggtgatgtttatgtgaccatcgcttatttgcactgtagtgtccaggaagtggatctcttgtgtggactggtccaggctgaagtTGATGGTAGGATGGAAAtagttgaaatcctggtggaattcctcaagggcttcttttccatgggtccagatgggtcattacacaaactaaaaactatttccccatgctaatttttccccctaccgttactcacaccttcttgtcaactgttcgaaatgggccatcctgattaccactacaaaagagATCTTCCCtactgctgataatagcccactttaattgatttgtctcattagagttggtaaggcaacccccatcttttcatgttgtgtgtgggggggggagggggggtgtcttcctactgtattttccactccatgcatctgatgaagtggattttagcccacgaaaacttatgcccaaataaatctgttagtctctaaggcgccacaagtactcctcgttctttttgctgatacagactaacatggctaccactgtgaaacaaaataaaatgtatttgaagTACTCCCTTTTCACCACAAACAGTCACTTGGaattcaaatgattaaaaaattaatttcacaAAATTACTGTCATTTAACTGTCTTAACCAAGCGAACATATTTTCTAAGATGTTTTCAAATGAATAGCTGTTCCCATGGAAATAGTTTTGAAGAACTTATTGAAAAACATTTCTAGAAGATCCTACTATGAAGCAGAATCAATCATCAATGCAGAACTTGTAAGTTATACCCATTCTTACTGCAGTTTCATCCTTCTCAGCAATAACTATTGCACATTTTATTGCTGGTTGACCTTTTCCTACATGCTATGCATAGCCTCTGATTTAGAAAAACAATTTAATATCCTATTAAAACCTCTCTCATCTGAAGACAGTCTGACTCAGTTCTCTAGTATTCACACTTGAGAGTTCTCTACAGGCACGCACAACTATTTTTGTAAAACACCAGAAACTAGTAGAAATCTTTTGCTGCCAAAATAGAAAATTACACACAGCAATATTTCAGCACACCAGAATAAAGAGAACTCTGTCCTAGCTAATAGTTATCTTGTAGTGAAGGGTCAAAACTGTGTAGGGCCTAGAACACCACCTCAGCAGCAAtcagaaaagattttttaaatgctgaagAAATACTTATCAATGAAACAGCAACACACCCCCTTTGCAGGGTCTAGCAATGTGTTCTCTTTAAACACAAGAACCATTTCTAGAACCAAAATTCCAGTGAGTTTTGGATgaggaataaaaaaataataaaaaaaaaaaccacgcaaCCCACCAGTGAAATCACTATGAAAAAGcagttcttttgtttttacaatgAAGACAAAATATTTAAGTTTGAAAAAACCTAAGAGGGCCTATTGCATAATATGGACTAATATCCATTCCCCTCCTAGAAACTCAGATATAAGGTTTTGAAGTTACAAAAGCACAGAAAAACAGACCAGCATGGTAAGCTTCCAAAAATGCTTTTTACACTcaagtaatttaaaatgaaagttctgGATGTTCTAAAAGAGCAAATTTTCCCTTACATATTTCTTCCTCAAATCCTCATATTTGTACGCCACGCTTCAGGATGAAGTTTTTATGGCCCAATTGAAATCCTctaaaaataaaaggtaaatgAAATGCCAACAGGCTCTTGGTACCAGCAGttccaagcagggctggctttagcaagagcggggcccgattcctggcaagccccgcccccaggaatcgggccggggttgcggggcttgggtctgggccggagccgctggggccgggggtgctcggccggcgcgctcggccagggccagggccggcaccCTGGGGCCCAAGCCaagccggaggtgctcggccggcgccggggccgggccagggccaggcccaggccagcgggctcggccggaaccagggccggcacCCTGTGGCCCGAGCCGACCCGGAGCCACTTGGGCCagcgccggggccggagccgcggggccaggccggcgcgctcggctggaaccggggccggtGCCGAGCTGGGCCAGAACCGCTCGGGCCGGGGTcgggggtgctcagccggcgCCGGGCCGGAACCGCGGGGCCGGGGCGACgggctcggccggaactggggctgGCGCCCTGTGGCCCGAGCCGACCCGGCCCGGAGCCGCtcgggccggggcagggggtgctcGGCCAGAGCTGCAGGGCCGGAGCCGCGGGGCCGGgccagcgcgctcggccggaaccggggccagcgccctggggcccgagccgagctggagccgccggggccgggggtgctcaaccagagccggactgggccgcgcctccccggatccctcctcgcgcccccccccgccccagtttacctgctgccgcctgcccctgcttgttttcagacttcccgcgaacatctgattcgcgagaagcaggggagggggaggagcagggggcggagcgttcaggggaagggaggagggggaaagtgagctgggagcggggtggacAGCTggggggccctcttaggcgcggggcccgattcagcggaatcggctgaatcggcctaaagccggccctggttccaagAGGCACAGCCACAAAGCTGCACAGTAAAGGGCTGGGAACTACTTAGAGATGTGCCTATTTGATGCCTTACAGTGTTGTTAAGCACGGAGACCAGGACAGATCCAACACAAGATAAATTGAGAGTGGGTTTTTAAAAGTTGCATAAGTTACTTAGGAACATTAATTTCATTAAAAGACAACAGGACTTATACTCCCAAGtgaccacttttgaaaaccccCACCCTCTATTACTACTACTACCAGAAGTATGATATAAGACAGGTCATAATAGTTTGTCAAGAAGCTCTTGCTATTTCTGTCCAATTTTGTCCAATTGCTCCTTAGCAATCCTGACTGTATTCATTATTTTCTTTGACAATTAAGCAGAGCAGCCTAGTTTGTCACTGCAGCGTATAAGGAGTTGGCATGTGTTTTCCTCAAACTCAAGAAATACTATAAAATCGTTAACACCAATTCCTTTGGCACCCTCATTTGGAGCACCCTTATCTTGTCTGAAGTACCATATGAACCAAGAGCATCTGAAGAGAACTAGCTGTGAGATGTTCAACACACACTCTCAGTATTAAGGAGAGTGTGAATCTCTGACATAACCCAGTATCCTACTTCTAGCAGTGACTTACACTGGCTGCTTCAGAGAAAAATGAATCAATGTGGTCAACTGTGTAAAGGTTCATTATGCAGACAGTAGGAAGAAGGAAATCCTCTCTGATCCCTGCAGACAATCTGCTTATGCCTAGAAGCCTATGAAGGACCACTGGATCTTATCAGAAGCAGATGTTTGCAACAGTTCTTGCTTCTCTGAAGGAAATGAGTTAGCCTTCCCATACATAACATTACCCAAGTGTTGGTCTCGATAGGAAAACTAACAGTCACTACAgcatgaaacattttttcttctctctcatagactttaaggtcacaagggaccatcacgatcatctagtttgacctcctgcacattgcagcaggccacagaacctcacccacccactcctgtaatagacccccagCCTCAATTGAGTTActcaagtcctcaaatcatgatttaaagatttcaagtcaCAGAGACTCCACTATtgaactaaggctatgtctacacagcactgtTGTAAGGTGGGCAGTGTAGCCACTATTTGTtgccgggagagagctctccaggagacaaaataaaaccaccccaagAGAGGGGCGGTAGCTTCGTAaccaggagagtgtctcccgctgccgaagcactgtccacaccagagCTTTTagtcgttaaaacttttgtcattcagggtgtgtttttttcatacctctgagcgacaaaagttttgggTTAATGACAGtacaccattaaaaaaaaccccaaaaacaaaaataactttcCCCAAATAGGTTTTCTAATTCTCATACCTCTTTCTTCCTCATGCTTTTTGGCTGAGGCACTCTTAGGTCTTCCTCGTCCCCGTCTGCTATGATCTGAATGGCTGTTAGATCTGGACCTTTTTCTGTTTTCTAAGTCTTTATTTACTGCAGAATTTATCTTCTCTCGCTTAACTCTCTCTGTTCGTCTCCTTTTGGCCTCACTCTTGTTTTCTGTATAAATGAATAAAGAACATTTTAGGGTTGCTTTCATATCTTTGTAGTTTCTCAGTCTCAGCTctttccccactccacctctttccTTAGATCTCTTAACAAGAATGATTAGTTCCTGCACAGTAGTCACCTCTCAAGCAGTTCACAACACTCGACTGCATCTGCACAACATCCTCTGAGCTGAGTTGAGCAAATTGTTTCAGGCAAAGGCACAGACATACCCCATTTTTTGATCACAAAGATCAAGTCTTAATCATGATGACATTTATGTAGCATTTTGCAACAAATAAAGAGCATCTATTAGCAACACAGTGCATAGGAAATGCTTAGTTCTTAAGTCAGTGAAACTAACTGCCCGGATCAGTTTTCAAATGTTTCTGATGTATCACTTCTGATGTGCTGAAAGTCACTGCTCTCATTCCAGGTGTTCCCAAATACTATTAAGAAATGGATAAAGAGGCAAACACTAAatcttcattttttgttttgccaTCACTCCTGAAACCATTCTAATATTATACAATTCAGCATAAGACACCAATTCAACTGTACACTCAAGTATTTACTACAGCAGCACCTAGAGGTTCCAACTACCATCAGGTCCCATTGTGTTCAGGGCTGTAAAGAGACAGGCTGTGGCTACACTTCAGAGCTTACAGCGAcgctgctagtgcagacgctTTAAgtggatgggagagagctctcctgtcaatttaattactccagcccctgtAGTGGTGGTAGTGGTAACTacgttggcgggagaagctctcccatcgacatagcctTGTGCACACcagtgcttaggtcagtgtaacttacgtcactcaggggggtggcttattcacacctctTAGTGACAGAACTTATACCGACTTAAGCTATAGTGTGTTCACAGCCTTAGTCAAGCTGCCTTCACACTTTTCACATGCTAGTTTTGGGAAAAAGCTTCCAAATTTTGCACCTGAGAGTTTTTGGTATTTATCTGTTGGTCCTCATTCTACTACTTTCCTTTTGTCCCACCTCCCAATTTACTGTAGACTGGACATATGCCACAGCTAGATGGCAGGATATAGCTTGTGAATATATTAGACAGGAGAGCCAGATGTATTCACTTTCACACTGGAATTACACAAGAGCCTTGCATAATCATAATAAAGCCTTTAATGCATCTAACTGGGTTGGTAACTAGTTTCATTTATCAACCATTAGCTAAAGAATAGAAAAAACACCAATCACACCTTCCAAAACAAGTTCCACAGTCATTCGCCCACTGCCTCCAGCTTGCAACAATCAACATGTCTGACATCACCACTTTATATTTTCCTAAAGTTGACAACTGGAACATTTTCTCTTCAGATTAAATTAATTATTCTGATCCTGTAAATCTTGTACGTGAAGAACTTCTACAATTCTAAATCAGATTATTTTGGGATCTTTCCTGAAGGGGATTTGTTCTGACTAAGGTCCTATTAGTGGTAGGCAAACCATTAATAAAGAACACAAGGGAGAACATGAATCATGCTAGAAAGCATCCAACTGATTCCTTTGCATATACATCAGCAGAAAGCCTTGAATttgagaaaatacatttttttattttactgcatACTTTAAAAAGAACATCTTAAGTAGCTTTTATTTTAAGTTCTTCCAAAATACCATTTGTTATACAAAGCGTTAAATGACATTCTGCTGTTTCAGGATTGAGTTAATAAATTCAATgcagctcatttaaaaaaaaaaaaaaaaaaaaaagaaggaaaataggaaTTTACttttgaataaaacaagtttcaGTCACCAAGTGCTATGAAATCTGGCTTCTCTAGACATTTATCTTCTAAGTAGGATTAACAGAAAGCTTTCTGTAGGGAATTATATTTGCATGGTGAATAAGTAAGCAGCTAAAAGATAAACAATGAATAAAATGTCACTACCACCCAAGTAAGGCTGCAAAAACACCACCTTTTGTCTTTCACAGTTTGTGAAAGATTAACTTACATTCAAAGTCTGCCTTGCCCCAGTGTAAAGGAAAGAAGAACTGGCAAAAGTCCAAGTTTATAACACAGGAGGCCTCACATGCTCttcattttccccccccccccaaagcagaAATATGAAAGGGAAAAGCCCCTCAGTAAGATTTACCTGCAGTGGGTGGTGATTTCTCAGCACGTTTGGCATGCAAGAGCTTTCGACTAATAAATATGTAGCCACAAGGGCACGATTTGCATGCAACAGGAACCTGAAAGAAAGTGGGGAAAATAAGATTTTGAAATATCACAAGAGTTCCTCtgttaagaaaaaaatcccaaatacaAGGCACATGTGACCTCCAAGATATTCTTCACATTTTGTTTATACCCCAAACAGTATTCCACGTTATTGTGCAGTTCATAAAGTTTCATAAcaaggtggatttgatttaaatcactagttagGAAGattcgatttaatcatggatttctacataaaagtgcattcttgttggttgtttataaccttaatacatattcttcacaactaagagacagatgtaggtttcattttttaaatgtacacattatacatttttaaagtgatttactttgaaaatttttcagattagttttacagcaatatcagaaaatgaatgattgtttggttatttcatttaccaaaggtaactgaagcagatatttatgaagtcattgggaggtgaactatctccaattcaacaggttaatcattaatatttggaggattttcttgcaatgctgtattaggaggagaacatacCAGACAGACTTTTCAattgttatgtattctggattttttcttcaacagcaaacataatattttaacaaaacaagcatatgaatttttgattttgttaaacattcaagttttttttaaatcagatttgtttttgttaaaattgtttttaactaaaatagttaaatgaaattaaaaaaaaaaaaaattgattgtcAGCCAAGTCAACATGAggaacttaaaatattggcttctgcagcaaaCTCAGACCTCTgaaaccttcattttcctgtttgttcataatctggaaaagaaaaacaagtttccTGCTTTTTccggtcccaaacgatttctcattttggaatgaattagtccaaaggaagaaaatattctttctacactggcagaagaagctactgctgtttaaagtgagattatcacttcaacagtctctgaatccaaatgCTAacgtgacttccaccagttcactggtgtgactttctttaaaactcatcatcaaatatatatttcttgaatggttcttattcccaaactgggtctcttttacggcctgctgtaaaaccattataggttttcccttctagtgagagaatggtatgggaGATCTCAAATCatatgaaggctacactcagggcaggtctacactaagcccccaagtcgaactaaggtacgcaacttcagctacgtgaataacgtagctgaagttcgaagtaccttagttcgaacttaccttggtccacacgcggcaggcaggctcccccatcgactccgcggtactcctctcgccgagcaggagtaccgcagtcgacggcgagcacttcctggttcgacttatcgcgtccagacaagacaagataagtcgaacccagaagttcgatcgctcgccgccgaactaccgagtaagtgtagacctaccctcagaaagacctcaagacttctggaatatgctgctcaaagagtttcacttttgtttctactgcctgtccctcccttctcacatttatctctagacttcttctccttgtccagatctattccacccccacaatcttctattcattgaactttttgaaacttcgcacttttagagagaggtaagtgattgactctgtgtacacaaatttgcagggatacaatagggttgaggtctgttatttctcacctctatctattatttatttcaaaacattttttctgttaacaagcatgttatctctggagacacaaatccatagtttgagaactgtaAAACTAAGCATCTTTCTTGGTatcttctagagcagtggttcccaaactggggttcgagaacccctgggggttcacaaaatgttacaggggttctcgggaaaaaattccctaatggcggacagagctgtccctagggatcctGGGCAGCACGGGGTCAGTAGCCCAGAGcacctggacttccaagagctaagaggatcaaagcaagcatatctatcacactgaggagatttaaactccAAGACGCCTTATAAGAaatagaaagggaggtggatattttttgctgcttttaaaattaaataggcagctagtattgtttttaaaattattatgacgaacaagtttaagctttgttgtaacgtgtgcgTCGTTtgtctggactgctcaagacctgaatgcttgtgtaggaggaactctgagttggcttcttaaatacctttatgctgtttcacatctgatactccttgatgaaacataggagccttgtcttataacaggcttattcaaagtgatagaagctatgaaagtgagatcttggaagagtgttgccattttcataatgtaataaaaatactgtaatgataaataagaacataagaatggccctattgggtcagaccaagggtccatctagcccagtatcctgtcttccaacagtggccagtgccaggtgccccagagggaatgaacagaacaggtaatcatcaagtgatccaacccctttcgctcattcccagcttctggcaaacagaggccagggatacttaataataaatagtgtgtaataagcatgtcataaaaacaaattttgtatttccaagatcactgcttttataatttatactcaggtaaacgagaaaatccctggaaatattcatttttaggagggggttgaCTTGACAAGGGGTTGGCTtgacaagacttgacattttagtgaaaggggttcacaagttgttaaagtttgggaaccactgttctagactgagcactgagtcccattgggtagatagaaagagtaacctaaataatctatacaaaaGCTCCTGGagccccataaaattgggtccctaatccatgaactattggaactcatttacaaaatgtttcttaagcattacatgaatatattgtctcatactatagaattagaatttataatccctatttcatgatgagatatctttgagctataatgtatcttaattaaaactattttagataggttttttccctcaaaaagcattttatcaaaaaatccgatttaaattaaaaaatcgttgatttttatccacccgtTTCATAATAAGTTTAGGCGTTATAAACACGATTGCAGTGGAACTAAGCTCCAAGAATCCTCATCCAATTCATCCTTCAGCCCAGATATTTACTAGCAAtaagtttaaaaatgtgaaaggTGCAGGGTACATAATGGAAGCACATTTCAGGCTGTCATAGCTGTTTTGTATTAGTGCTCTGCATCCAAACTCAGTCCCTCCAGACCCTTAGAGAGAAGGGAATATTGTTGAGTGATGCCAACTAAAAGCAGGTTGGTAAATTCTAAAGGAAACCCAGCACTACCCCTATCTGGCTGAATACTTGcaatattagggttaccatatttgaactttcaaaaaaagaggacactccatggggggggggggggatagccctgccccctatccactccctcccacttcccgccccctgactgccccccacagaacccccaacccatccaagcccccctgctccttgtcccctgatcaccctctccgggacccctgcccctaaccgcccccgggACCCCGCCCcatatctaagcctcccttctccttgtccctgactgccccctcctgagacccctcatcctaactgccccccctaggatcccaccccctacctgtcccctgactcctatccacacccctgccccctgacagcccccccccaggaacccctgccccatccaaccccctcccatctccctgtcccctgactgccccccgggaccccctaccccttctccaaccccccagccctatCATCgggccgctcagaccagcgtgtcgggctccgcgtggagccagacatgctgctgtgctcccccgcggagtgcacagccccctccCGAGCGCTGCCGGCGCAGcatgctgaggctgcgggggacgggggaggggctctggctgctggaggccccgATGGGAGCTGCTCAATCCGGCTTGGCCGCTCTGTCAGCCGCGCTGCGCTCGGCTttgggagggaaatcccggaccttttTAGATTTTTATAAAACTTCTCCCAGACGGCTATTTAAAACCCAAAAATCCGGACGTGTCTGGGataatccagacgtatggtaaccctatataatATGGAAGAC encodes:
- the C14H16orf87 gene encoding UPF0547 protein C16orf87 homolog, with amino-acid sequence MSSSRAKKVKMATKSCPECDQQVPVACKSCPCGYIFISRKLLHAKRAEKSPPTAENKSEAKRRRTERVKREKINSAVNKDLENRKRSRSNSHSDHSRRGRGRPKSASAKKHEEEREKQEKEVDMYANLSDEKAFVFSVALAEINRKIINQRLIL